In a single window of the Diospyros lotus cultivar Yz01 chromosome 10, ASM1463336v1, whole genome shotgun sequence genome:
- the LOC127812247 gene encoding uncharacterized protein LOC127812247, which yields MLSGGEDSSAFSLPLIAHTAADASSLNAQTQSLLSVAEEKYLLHYPMAPAVEPAPSFGFFVEEVLAGQSKAAEWPKPVDFFSEKLKMPKREPFNYEDVGSVSTEPFNFMYGGSDLSVSRFCAWRFQQLPDLRSLEQLQEGFGFAESSRKRGKSFSLMSNDEMTIDAMVGNIRSSNDFVSSRSPEIRTPRLPPAVAVPASVMARQRRQRISDKYRCLQKLLPWDRKMDIATMLEEAYKYVRFLKAQISVLQSMPCDSSSFATQNTWDAKVFGGLGRLNRQQLLQILVNSPVVQTVLYSKGCCVYSIEQMLLLKNIAERKALYQQLMFDPSTSS from the coding sequence ATGCTTTCTGGAGGCGAAGATTCCTCTGCTTTCTCGCTTCCGTTGATCGCCCACACAGCCGCCGACGCTTCATCTCTGAATGCTCAAACTCAGTCGCTTCTTAGCGTTGCCGAAGAGAAGTATCTCTTGCACTATCCGATGGCTCCCGCGGTGGAGCCGGCACCGTCCTTTGGTTTCTTCGTTGAAGAAGTTTTGGCCGGTCAGAGTAAAGCTGCTGAGTGGCCGAAGCCGGTCGACTTTTTCTCTGAGAAGCTGAAAATGCCGAAGAGAGAGCCGTTCAACTATGAAGATGTTGGCAGTGTGTCGACGGAGCCGTTTAACTTCATGTACGGAGGCTCTGATTTATCTGTTTCTAGGTTCTGTGCTTGGAGGTTCCAGCAGCTTCCGGATCTCCGGTCTCTGGAGCAGCTTCAGGAAGGTTTCGGATTCGCCGAGTCGTCCAGGAAACGAGGCAAGTCGTTCTCGCTGATGAGCAATGACGAAATGACGATTGACGCAATGGTTGGGAACATTAGGTCATCGAACGACTTTGTCAGTTCGAGGTCGCCGGAGATTCGAACGCCGAGGCTGCCGCCGGCTGTGGCAGTGCCGGCAAGCGTGATGGCTCGGCAGCGACGGCAGAGGATCAGCGACAAGTACCGGTGCTTGCAGAAGCTGTTGCCGTGGGACAGAAAGATGGACATAGCGACGATGCTGGAGGAGGCGTACAAATACGTGAGGTTCCTCAAGGCGCAGATTAGCGTCCTACAGTCCATGCCCTGCGATTCATCAAGTTTCGCCACTCAAAACACTTGGGATGCTAAAGTTTTCGGCGGATTGGGGAGGCTAAACCGGCAACAACTCCTTCAGATCCTGGTGAACTCTCCGGTGGTTCAGACGGTGCTGTACTCGAAAGGTTGCTGCGTGTACTCAATCGAACAAATGCTTCTGCTGAAGAACATTGCCGAGAGGAAGGCTCTCTATCAACAGTTAATGTTCGATCCTTCAACTTCCTCTTGA
- the LOC127812308 gene encoding putative glycerol-3-phosphate transporter 4 codes for MSFGIDAMRGTPPGITLLRRIRGKDWSLATYRYVVLLVTFIAYTGYHASRKPSSIVKSVLDPEHKKVNVVQPWPVGEFFVKRQLVDTEPNGSRDEGWAPFNGKDGTLKLGESDLAFLACYSLGLYVAGHLGDTLDLRLFLTIGMIGSGIFVGLFGMGYFWNIHFFWFYLVMQMVSGLFQATGWPSVVAVMGNWFGKRKRGLIMGVWNAHTSVGNISGSLLAASVLEYGWGWSFILPGAFIFWGGIIVYLFLAAYPEDVGFACPHGMASSTDTALNDEESQGRKGDVVESEKQTMQRVGSVNRTGVGLLEACFIPGVIPFALCLFFSKLVAYTFLYWLPFYLSQTAIGGQYVSVKSAGNLSTLFDVGGIFGGILAGYISDKLKARATTAASFMYAAIPAMIIYRLYGSISKTINIVLMMIAGLFINGPYSLITTAVSVDLGTHSSLRGDARALATVTAIIDGTGSVGAALGPLLTGFLSTKGWDVVFLMLIICAFIAGILLSRLIIAELTERSCSQKSIFNGEHNSGAAADASSQQPLLSDQR; via the exons ATGTCTTTCGGTATTGATGCAATGAGGGGGACTCCACCCGGAATTACCCTTCTGAGAAGAATCAGAGGCAAGGATTGGAGTCTAGCAACGTACAGATATGTGGTTCTGTTGGTTACTTTTATAGCATATACTGGCTACCATGCTTCTAGAAAACCCAGTAGCATAGTGAAGAGTGTTTTGGATCCTGAACATAAGAAGGTCAATGTAGTGCAACCCTGGCCAGTTGGTGAATTCTTTGTCAAGAGGCAGTTGGTGGACACTGAGCCAAATGGATCACGAGATGAGGGTTGGGCCCCCTTCAATGGGAAGGATGGGACCTTAAAACTGGGTGAGTCTGACCTCGCCTTTCTCGCCTGTTATTCTCTGGGATTGTACGTTGCCGGACATTTAGGGGATACGTTAGACCTTCGCTTATTTTTGACTATTGGGATGATTGGGAGTGGCATTTTTGTTGGGCTATTTGGGATGGGTTACTTCTGGAATATTCACTTCTTCTGGTTTTATTTGGTCATGCAAATGGTGAGTGGGTTGTTTCAGGCAACAGGTTGGCCTTCAGTTGTTGCTGTTATGGGAAATTGGTTTGGCAAGAGGAAGAGAGGATTGATAATGGGCGTCTGGAACGCTCATACATCTGTTGGGAACATTAGTGGGTCACTTCTTGCTGCTAGTGTATTAGAATATGGTTGGGGCTGGTCATTTATACTTCCAGGCGCTTTTATCTTTTGGGGAGGGATAATTGTTTACCTGTTCCTAGCTGCTTACCCTGAGGATGTTGGATTTGCTTGTCCACATGGTATGGCTTCCAGTACGGACACAGCGCTCAATGATGAAGAATCTCAGGGAAGAAAAGGAGATGTGGTCGAATCTGAAAAGCAAACCATGCAAAGGGTTGGGTCAGTGAATAGGACAGGTGTTGGGCTTCTTGAAGCTTGCTTCATACCAGGAGTCATACCATTTGCATTGTGCCTTTTCTTCTCAAAGCTTGTGGCTTACACATTTCTGTATTGGTTGCCATTTTATTTAAGTCAGACAG CTATTGGTGGTCAGTACGTATCAGTAAAATCTGCTGGAAATCTCTCTACGTTATTTGATGTTGGGGGCATTTTTGGAGGTATTTTGGCTGGCTATATTTCTGATAAGCTTAAAGCTCGGGCAACTACTGCTGCAAGCTTCATGTATGCAGCAATCCCTGCAATGATTATATATCGCCTATATGGGAGCATTTCGAAGACCATTAATATTGTACTTATGATGATTGCTGGTTTGTTTATAAATGGGCCCTATTCCCTCATAACTACTGCAGTCTCTGTAGATCTTGGTACCCACAGTTCTCTTAGAGGGGATGCTCGAGCACTTGCCACTGTCACCGCAATTATTGATGGTACTGGATCGGTTGGTGCAGCTCTGGGCCCTCTTCTTACTGGTTTCCTTTCTACCAAGGGATGGGATGTTGTTTTTTTGATGTTAATCATTTGTGCTTTTATTGCTGGTATTCTTTTATCCCGTTTGATCATAGCTGAACTTACTGAGAGAAGTTGCAGCCAGAAATCTATATTCAATGGGGAGCACAACTCTGGAG CTGCTGCTGATGCTTCATCTCAACAACCCCTTCTAAGTGATCAAAGGTGA